From Humisphaera borealis, the proteins below share one genomic window:
- a CDS encoding DUF1361 domain-containing protein encodes MNSRSGKTYPSMGDRIHSATGFPVLYWLAVIGCSGLSMSLLAARLAATRQVGHLSLVWDLFLAWLPVAPALGIYHLCRRPRINRLLLILLAGVWLLFFPNAPYLITEMIHLSPQYGPSPEILPAWLDKLLPAMAPQSSPEWFDFLLLSSIVVNGLLTAFTAMRLVERSIARRGGRLMSLALAGWIFLLASFGVALGRYARLNSWEVFTQPIETFEKIFQWMQVPRVGVFTLVFGALLAMFYIAAVHGGRREPDPQAGRGFER; translated from the coding sequence ATGAACAGTCGTTCCGGCAAGACCTACCCATCGATGGGTGATCGAATTCACAGCGCGACCGGGTTCCCCGTTCTCTACTGGCTTGCCGTCATCGGGTGCTCGGGTCTGTCGATGTCGCTGCTGGCGGCGCGCCTCGCGGCTACCCGTCAGGTCGGACATCTCTCGCTCGTCTGGGATCTGTTTTTAGCCTGGCTTCCGGTCGCGCCGGCCCTGGGCATCTACCACCTCTGCCGCCGACCGCGAATCAACCGACTGCTTCTGATTCTCCTGGCCGGCGTCTGGCTTCTGTTCTTCCCCAACGCACCCTACCTGATCACGGAGATGATCCACCTCAGTCCCCAATACGGCCCCAGCCCCGAGATCCTGCCGGCCTGGCTCGACAAACTGCTACCGGCGATGGCCCCCCAGTCGTCGCCGGAATGGTTCGACTTCCTGCTCCTGTCCTCGATCGTCGTAAACGGGCTGCTCACCGCATTCACTGCGATGCGGCTCGTAGAGCGCTCCATCGCCCGTCGCGGGGGGCGGCTGATGTCGCTGGCGCTGGCGGGTTGGATATTCCTGCTCGCAAGTTTCGGTGTCGCCCTCGGCCGCTACGCCAGGCTCAACAGCTGGGAAGTCTTCACACAACCAATCGAGACCTTCGAGAAGATCTTTCAATGGATGCAGGTGCCTCGCGTCGGCGTTTTTACACTGGTGTTCGGGGCGCTATTGGCGATGTTCTACATCGCCGCCGTCCATGGTGGACGCCGTGAGCCCGATCCCCAAGCAGGACGTGGATTTGAACGCTGA
- a CDS encoding DUF488 family protein, N3 subclade has protein sequence MIKVKHLMDALEPDDGQRLWVEAVGLARDLREWCKVDHVLSHLGPSANLTDWFEKHPDGYDYFRTRYHEALAKSPYKVALQHLAKAAIDENFTLLHTGDDPSQNAASALHEFLSELRAWSPKQEG, from the coding sequence ATGATTAAGGTCAAGCACCTGATGGATGCTCTGGAACCCGATGACGGGCAACGCCTGTGGGTCGAGGCCGTCGGCCTTGCCCGGGATCTTCGCGAATGGTGCAAGGTCGACCATGTGCTATCACACCTCGGGCCGTCGGCGAATCTGACGGACTGGTTTGAGAAGCACCCCGACGGGTACGACTACTTCCGCACCCGCTATCACGAGGCGCTCGCCAAGAGTCCGTACAAGGTTGCGCTGCAACATCTGGCGAAAGCAGCGATTGATGAGAACTTCACCCTGCTGCATACCGGCGACGATCCGAGCCAGAACGCGGCTTCGGCGCTTCACGAGTTTCTCAGTGAGTTGCGGGCATGGTCCCCCAAGCAGGAGGGCTGA
- a CDS encoding aldo/keto reductase, whose product MDLRQLGNSNVSVSPVTFGAWAIGGWMWGGSEEQDSIAAIQASIDAGVTSIDTAAIYGQGHSEELVAKAIKGRRDKVQILTKCGMRWDDARGSDPWATLNNQGRAITVTRNSKADSIAHECEQSLRRLGVDVIDVYQIHWPDLTTPIDESIEAMYKLQKAGKVRAIGVSNYNLKQISTADSWLKEHGSVLASHQPPYSVINRGIEKEILAYCRQMNVGIVCYSPMERGLLTGKYGPDHKFPAGDHRNNYKAFKPDVRKSVAAALAQVKSIADRHKASFAQLIVNWTFSEPGITAALVGARNAEQAVHNAGAMAFRLSDVERQQIRAAFSPAAELMGGDGAPARPGAQT is encoded by the coding sequence ATGGACCTCCGCCAGCTCGGCAACAGTAATGTCAGCGTTTCACCGGTGACCTTTGGTGCCTGGGCAATTGGCGGATGGATGTGGGGCGGGTCTGAGGAACAGGACTCGATTGCCGCCATTCAGGCGAGCATTGACGCTGGTGTCACCTCGATCGACACCGCCGCGATCTACGGGCAGGGGCACAGCGAAGAGCTCGTCGCCAAGGCAATCAAGGGCCGCCGCGATAAGGTGCAGATCCTGACCAAGTGCGGCATGCGCTGGGACGACGCCCGCGGTTCCGATCCCTGGGCAACGCTGAACAACCAGGGCCGGGCGATCACCGTCACGCGCAACAGCAAGGCCGATAGCATCGCGCACGAGTGCGAACAGAGCCTGCGCCGGCTCGGCGTCGACGTAATCGACGTCTACCAGATCCACTGGCCGGACCTGACGACGCCGATCGACGAATCGATCGAAGCGATGTACAAGCTGCAGAAGGCCGGCAAGGTTCGGGCGATCGGTGTCAGCAATTACAACCTCAAGCAGATCTCAACCGCCGACAGCTGGCTCAAGGAACACGGCTCGGTGCTCGCGAGTCATCAGCCGCCGTACAGTGTGATCAATCGGGGGATCGAGAAGGAGATTCTTGCATACTGTCGGCAGATGAACGTTGGCATCGTCTGTTATTCGCCGATGGAACGCGGACTACTCACCGGCAAGTACGGCCCCGACCACAAGTTCCCCGCCGGCGATCACCGGAACAACTACAAGGCATTTAAGCCTGACGTACGCAAGTCGGTGGCGGCAGCGTTGGCGCAGGTCAAGTCCATCGCCGACCGACATAAGGCGAGTTTCGCACAGCTGATCGTGAACTGGACCTTCAGCGAACCGGGGATTACCGCCGCTCTGGTCGGCGCACGCAACGCCGAGCAGGCGGTTCACAATGCCGGTGCGATGGCGTTCCGGCTTAGCGATGTCGAACGCCAGCAGATCCGCGCCGCATTTTCCCCTGCCGCCGAGCTCATGGGTGGCGATGGCGCACCAGCCCGTCCCGGCGCGCAGACCTGA
- a CDS encoding glycine zipper domain-containing protein: MTTLTDISSTAAKPASEEGAVCHTRQAVADISSAVKADAQELRYLAEDYVIEHPLRVVGLGIGLGFLLGVIWTR; this comes from the coding sequence ATGACAACCCTTACCGACATCTCCAGCACGGCCGCCAAACCCGCAAGCGAGGAAGGTGCCGTCTGTCACACCCGCCAGGCCGTCGCCGACATCAGCTCCGCTGTGAAGGCCGACGCTCAGGAACTCCGCTATCTCGCCGAGGACTATGTGATCGAGCACCCGCTTCGCGTCGTTGGTCTCGGCATCGGGCTGGGCTTTCTGCTCGGCGTCATCTGGACTCGTTAA
- a CDS encoding peptidase MA family metallohydrolase: MPTLRNSRLVRSALLAAVGGVVVCPRPLPAHDFVRESAPVRWVEQAMTEDLPPLKYPAYFDDFDKAKAQVHSGRYKTALLTLRRIANPKPEQLVIIALCKGKALAVTGRTEDAIKALTETTKVPFGKEQIELSAHPRVQLLHAEILAEAGRADDAIKVLRSHLKQYPDSWGGHYWAGEVSERLGDTESAKTFYAWFVDAPGEFWAKWTAKQSIPEFDDAEKVTWLGRSVDRWATLNEKYRNNKELPRQILNTFVKAKEIDADWWPAHVAAAEYFAERDDKKQAMGELGLALNANPQDVRALRLAGQISLAMFDFNRCDAAISALRKFDPDSVTADLLEGRNLMHQRLPKDAETPIQRVISAQPRNMEALGLLAATYALQLEEDKAEQILAQVDAVDVGNNNASAYLEVAEQLSAMRQYPRAAAKYKVAIARAPWWTAAWNGLGLLYTQSGDEAEAHAVIKSARELDPFNLETTNYLKLLNDMDSYKRIESEHFVLIFDETKDPILGEYLPQYLESIHADVAGEYKCAPPVKTFIEIFPSHAAFSVRTTGSPWIGTVGASTGRVIALVSPRKGGSNMEPFNWAQVLRHEYTHTVTLAATDNRIQHWMTEGLAVLEERTPMRWEWVPMLNKAVRDRELFTMENLTWGFVRPKKPTDRALAYAQSYWVCKYVQDTYGHGAILKMLEMFKNAGRMEDVFPAVTGKPLDDFYKDFLVWCDQQVEGWGYDEETSKKYDSVREQAEAMMKTDPKAAIPLWEKVLFLRPVDALPHTRLAGLYLFTKQYDRAIAHLEILHKVEIKDNRYAKQIARIYGRQEKWAEAAKYGLQAIYIDPYDLTAHQLLKEACEKSGDKAGAERENRVIPVLEKWLAAKQPGAAAESPKKE; encoded by the coding sequence ATGCCCACGCTTCGCAATTCGCGCCTGGTTCGATCCGCACTTTTGGCCGCCGTCGGTGGTGTCGTGGTCTGCCCCCGGCCTTTGCCTGCACACGACTTCGTCCGCGAATCCGCCCCGGTGCGATGGGTCGAACAGGCGATGACTGAAGACCTGCCGCCGCTGAAGTACCCCGCATACTTCGACGACTTCGACAAGGCCAAGGCGCAGGTGCATTCGGGTCGATACAAGACGGCATTGCTCACGCTCCGCAGGATCGCCAACCCCAAGCCAGAGCAACTGGTCATCATCGCACTCTGCAAGGGTAAGGCACTGGCCGTGACCGGCCGCACGGAAGACGCCATCAAGGCCCTGACGGAGACGACGAAAGTTCCCTTCGGCAAGGAGCAGATCGAACTGTCGGCGCACCCGCGCGTGCAGTTACTGCACGCCGAGATCCTCGCCGAAGCCGGCCGTGCCGACGACGCGATCAAGGTGCTGCGGTCCCACCTCAAGCAATACCCCGACTCCTGGGGCGGTCACTATTGGGCGGGTGAAGTCTCCGAACGGCTCGGGGACACCGAATCGGCCAAGACATTTTACGCCTGGTTTGTCGATGCGCCCGGCGAGTTCTGGGCCAAATGGACCGCGAAGCAATCGATCCCCGAGTTCGACGACGCCGAAAAAGTCACCTGGCTTGGTCGGTCGGTCGATCGATGGGCAACGCTTAACGAGAAGTACCGCAACAACAAGGAACTGCCGCGGCAAATCCTGAACACGTTCGTCAAAGCAAAGGAAATCGACGCAGACTGGTGGCCCGCCCATGTCGCGGCGGCCGAGTACTTCGCCGAACGGGACGACAAGAAGCAGGCGATGGGAGAACTGGGCCTGGCGTTGAACGCCAACCCTCAGGACGTCCGCGCGCTTCGGCTGGCCGGTCAGATTTCGCTGGCGATGTTCGACTTTAACCGCTGCGATGCGGCCATCTCGGCGTTGCGGAAGTTTGACCCAGACTCCGTCACCGCCGATCTGCTGGAAGGCCGCAACCTGATGCACCAGCGGCTGCCCAAGGATGCCGAGACGCCCATTCAGCGGGTCATCAGCGCCCAGCCGCGGAACATGGAGGCACTTGGCCTGCTTGCCGCGACCTACGCCCTGCAGCTCGAGGAAGACAAGGCCGAGCAGATCCTGGCGCAGGTGGATGCCGTTGACGTCGGCAACAACAACGCCAGTGCATATCTCGAAGTCGCCGAGCAATTGTCGGCGATGCGGCAGTACCCGCGGGCAGCAGCGAAGTACAAAGTGGCGATCGCCCGAGCCCCCTGGTGGACCGCGGCATGGAACGGCCTGGGGCTGCTCTACACCCAGTCCGGCGACGAAGCCGAGGCCCACGCGGTAATCAAGTCGGCCAGGGAACTGGACCCGTTCAACCTGGAGACCACGAACTACCTAAAGCTGCTGAACGACATGGATTCGTACAAGCGGATCGAATCCGAGCACTTCGTACTGATCTTTGACGAAACGAAGGATCCGATCCTCGGTGAATACCTGCCGCAGTATCTCGAGAGCATCCACGCCGACGTGGCCGGCGAATACAAGTGCGCCCCGCCGGTGAAGACGTTCATCGAAATCTTTCCGTCGCATGCCGCGTTCAGCGTTCGGACAACCGGGTCACCCTGGATCGGCACCGTGGGTGCCAGCACCGGGCGGGTCATCGCTCTGGTCAGTCCGCGTAAGGGCGGCAGCAATATGGAGCCCTTCAACTGGGCACAAGTGTTGCGGCACGAGTACACCCACACCGTCACCCTGGCCGCGACCGACAACCGCATTCAGCACTGGATGACCGAGGGACTGGCCGTCCTCGAAGAACGAACGCCAATGCGATGGGAATGGGTCCCCATGCTGAACAAGGCGGTTCGCGACCGCGAATTGTTCACGATGGAGAACCTCACCTGGGGGTTCGTTCGCCCGAAAAAGCCGACCGACCGCGCGCTGGCCTATGCCCAGTCGTACTGGGTGTGCAAGTACGTTCAGGACACCTACGGCCACGGCGCGATCCTGAAGATGCTCGAGATGTTCAAGAATGCCGGCCGGATGGAAGACGTCTTCCCCGCCGTCACCGGGAAGCCGCTCGACGACTTCTACAAGGACTTCCTCGTCTGGTGCGATCAGCAGGTCGAGGGCTGGGGCTATGACGAAGAGACCAGCAAGAAGTACGACTCCGTGCGCGAGCAGGCCGAAGCGATGATGAAGACCGATCCCAAGGCAGCGATTCCGCTGTGGGAAAAGGTGCTGTTCCTTCGCCCGGTCGACGCCCTGCCGCACACCCGGCTGGCCGGGCTTTACCTGTTCACCAAGCAATACGATCGAGCGATCGCGCACCTGGAAATCCTGCACAAGGTGGAGATCAAGGACAACCGCTACGCCAAGCAGATCGCACGCATCTACGGCCGGCAGGAGAAGTGGGCGGAAGCCGCCAAGTACGGCCTGCAGGCCATCTACATCGACCCCTATGACCTGACGGCTCATCAACTGCTGAAAGAAGCCTGTGAGAAGTCCGGCGACAAGGCTGGGGCGGAACGCGAGAACCGCGTGATCCCGGTCCTGGAAAAGTGGCTCGCCGCAAAACAACCCGGCGCTGCCGCCGAATCGCCCAAAAAGGAGTAG
- a CDS encoding aminotransferase class V-fold PLP-dependent enzyme has translation MFGEIRQLIGNSEAFPVLKNWTFFNHAGVCPLPAAAADAFRKYAGQAEERAYLFTGWYQDIEKLRHIAAELIGAHRDEIAFIKNTSEGLSIVANGIDWQWGDRIVTTAVEYPANVYPWMEQVRNRGVKLVTVPEIDDENGRRCVPVDRILQEAADERTRIVSLSHVEYASGQRHDLTKIGEFCRANNKLFCVDAIQTVGALPVDVKAMKIDYLSADGHKWMLGPEGAGIFYCRKELIERTRPIMVGWMNVVDAQNYGDINYTLRSDAQRFECGTYNVPGLLSLKAALELIQTARLGHVAQRIRELTDLMIEMLSKKGYQIVSPRDKWQWSGIVSFTSPRHEHKRLVAELRKEKKIEIALREGRLRASPHFYNTEDQVARLVEALPAH, from the coding sequence ATGTTCGGTGAAATACGACAGCTTATCGGCAACTCTGAAGCCTTTCCCGTTCTGAAGAACTGGACGTTCTTTAACCATGCCGGTGTTTGCCCGCTGCCGGCGGCGGCGGCCGACGCATTCCGTAAGTACGCGGGGCAGGCCGAGGAGCGGGCTTACCTCTTCACCGGCTGGTATCAGGACATCGAGAAGCTTCGGCACATCGCCGCCGAACTGATCGGCGCTCACCGGGACGAGATCGCGTTCATCAAGAACACCAGCGAAGGCCTGAGTATCGTCGCCAACGGGATCGACTGGCAGTGGGGCGACCGCATCGTCACGACCGCCGTGGAGTATCCGGCAAACGTCTATCCCTGGATGGAGCAGGTACGTAATCGCGGCGTGAAGCTGGTGACAGTGCCGGAGATCGACGACGAGAACGGTCGGCGTTGCGTGCCGGTCGATCGTATCCTCCAGGAAGCCGCCGATGAGCGCACCCGCATCGTCTCGCTGTCCCACGTCGAATATGCCAGCGGACAACGGCACGATCTGACAAAGATCGGCGAGTTCTGCCGTGCCAACAACAAGCTGTTCTGCGTCGACGCGATACAGACCGTCGGCGCGCTTCCGGTGGACGTCAAGGCGATGAAGATCGACTACCTCTCGGCCGACGGGCACAAGTGGATGCTCGGCCCCGAGGGTGCCGGCATCTTCTACTGCCGCAAAGAACTTATCGAACGCACCCGCCCGATCATGGTCGGCTGGATGAATGTGGTCGATGCGCAGAACTACGGCGATATCAACTACACCCTGCGTTCGGATGCCCAGCGATTCGAATGCGGGACGTACAACGTTCCGGGGCTGCTTTCGCTGAAGGCGGCGCTGGAGCTGATTCAAACGGCGCGGCTCGGCCATGTCGCGCAGCGAATCCGTGAATTGACAGATCTGATGATCGAAATGCTTTCCAAGAAGGGTTATCAGATTGTGTCGCCGCGCGACAAATGGCAGTGGAGCGGCATTGTCAGCTTCACGTCACCGCGTCATGAGCACAAACGCCTTGTCGCCGAGTTGCGCAAGGAGAAAAAGATCGAGATCGCACTGCGCGAGGGGCGGCTGCGGGCCAGCCCGCACTTCTACAACACGGAAGATCAGGTCGCGCGTTTGGTGGAGGCGCTCCCCGCGCATTGA